The Methanobrevibacter wolinii SH genomic interval CTTTCACTGAAGAAGTTCATAATCTTAAAGTTGGAGATTTTTTAGGATTAAGAGGTCCTTATGGCAATCCATTTACAATTCCAAAAGGTAAAAAAATATTAGTTATTGGTGGTGGAGTTGGAATGGCTCCAGTTGCTTGTTTTACTGATTATGCAGTTAAAGATAATGATGTTGATGTTGTTTGTGCTGCAGTAAATAAAGATGAATTACTCTTTGAGGATAGATTAAATAAATCTGGTGCAAATGTATATAATGCTACAGATGATGGTTCTTCTGGATATAAAGGTTTTGCAACAAATCGTGCATTAGATTTAATTGAAGAATCAACATATGACTTTGCAGTTGTTTGTGGACCTGAAGTTATGATGAAACCTACTTATGATATTCTTGAAGATAATAATATTTCTGGAGAATATTCTCTTGAGAGATATATGAAATGTGCAATAGGAATATGTGGACAATGTTGTGTTGATAATACTGGTTGGAGGATATGTAAAGAAGGACCTATATTCTCAAATGAGGATCTTAAATTAATTACAGAATTTGGAAATTATCGTAGAGCACCTACAGGTGAGAAAATTTAAATATTTTTATTTAAATTTTTCATGTCTTTTTGTATGTATCTAATTTCTCTTTAAATTTATTTTAGACGTGTTTTTAGATATTTTAAAGGTTTATTTTTTTTTAAATTAATTTTATTAAGTACTTATAATTTTTATTTAATAAAGTTTAAATTATATTAAATTATATAATTTAAATTTAATAAAATAAGTTTTAAGTTAAATTGTGATTTTATGGAAAATAATATAATTAGTAAGTTAAGTACTCCTTTAATTATAATTCTAATTTTAGTAGTACTTTCTGTTATGGTTTTAACTCCAGTATTGAATATGGTAATACTTGGAATTATTTTATCTCTTGGAGTAAGACCTATTGCTAGAAAATTAAATAATAAAATTAAATATAAATCTATTTCAAATATTTTAGGAATGCTTTTAATTATAATTCCTATAATTTTATTGCTAGGTTATATTATTTATATTATGATAAGTTTAAGTTCTTCACTTATTAGTAATCAAGGTAATTTCTCATCATTTAATGTTAAATCTATTGCTTCTAGTATTGTGTATTATTTACCTCCTCAATATCATTCTATGAGTGGGACAATTGCTACTAAAATATATACTGGAGTTAATAGTTTAACAAAGATAATTTTTAATTATATTATTGGATTAGTTAAAGATTTACCAAATATATCTGTACAATTATTGGTCTTGATGTTTACAACATTTTACTTTGCTCGTGATGGAGATAAAGTATGGGATTATGTTTTTGCATTTATACCTAATGATAAATCTGAATTTTTTAATCATATGTTTGCACAGATTAAAGATGTATTAAAAAGTATATTTTATGGTCATATATTAACAAGTATTATAATTGGTATTATGGGTTTTGTAGGATATACATTACTTGGATATCCTTATTCTGGATTTTTAGGAATTATGACTGGTATATGTCAATTAATACCAGTTATTGGGCCTTGGCCAATATATTGTGTTTTAGCTATTATAGACTTATTTAAAGGAAATTATATACGACTTGTATTTGTTGTATTATTTGGTTGTGTTTTATCTTTAAGTGATATGTATATTCGTCCTGCAATTTCTGGTAGATATGCAGATATTCATCCATTAATTTTACTTTTAGGATTTGTATCTGGACCATTAATTATGGGTATTGTTGGTTTTATACTTGGTCCATTAATTTTAGGAGTTGCATTTGCTGTTATTAAAACATATAAAGAAGAAAAAGATAATAAAAATTTATCTTAATCTTATATTAATATTATATATTGATGTTTGTAAATTAGTATAAACTATTTAGATTGTAAATAAGTTAAATTCTTAATAACAATAATTTTTAGTAGCTATTTAGATTGTAAATAAGTTAAATTCTTAATAATTTTGTAAAATAATAATTAAATTATGGATTATATACTGTGGTATTATGATTGAAAGAGAAATGATTGTTTTAG includes:
- a CDS encoding dihydroorotate dehydrogenase electron transfer subunit; the encoded protein is MLNVPKVLKIKRIVNETPTIKTFFFDWDMSEEIPYPGQFIMLWNFNDEKPMSISSIDEKNNEIGITIKNVGPFTEEVHNLKVGDFLGLRGPYGNPFTIPKGKKILVIGGGVGMAPVACFTDYAVKDNDVDVVCAAVNKDELLFEDRLNKSGANVYNATDDGSSGYKGFATNRALDLIEESTYDFAVVCGPEVMMKPTYDILEDNNISGEYSLERYMKCAIGICGQCCVDNTGWRICKEGPIFSNEDLKLITEFGNYRRAPTGEKI
- a CDS encoding AI-2E family transporter → MENNIISKLSTPLIIILILVVLSVMVLTPVLNMVILGIILSLGVRPIARKLNNKIKYKSISNILGMLLIIIPIILLLGYIIYIMISLSSSLISNQGNFSSFNVKSIASSIVYYLPPQYHSMSGTIATKIYTGVNSLTKIIFNYIIGLVKDLPNISVQLLVLMFTTFYFARDGDKVWDYVFAFIPNDKSEFFNHMFAQIKDVLKSIFYGHILTSIIIGIMGFVGYTLLGYPYSGFLGIMTGICQLIPVIGPWPIYCVLAIIDLFKGNYIRLVFVVLFGCVLSLSDMYIRPAISGRYADIHPLILLLGFVSGPLIMGIVGFILGPLILGVAFAVIKTYKEEKDNKNLS